Proteins co-encoded in one Alphaproteobacteria bacterium genomic window:
- a CDS encoding 2Fe-2S iron-sulfur cluster-binding protein: protein MKSILSLTVNGVARDDAAADNLLLVDYLREVVGLTGTKMGCDGGECGACTVLIDGQPRLSCITLAQACTGSEVETVEGLADGSRLSPLQSAFNEALGAQCGYCTPGMIMAAEGLLRRNAEPADSEIRLALAGNICRCTGYVKILKAVHLAVDERKP, encoded by the coding sequence ATGAAATCCATCCTCTCCCTCACGGTCAACGGCGTTGCGCGCGATGACGCGGCAGCGGACAATCTGCTGCTGGTCGATTATTTGCGGGAGGTCGTCGGGCTGACTGGCACCAAGATGGGCTGCGACGGCGGCGAGTGCGGGGCCTGTACCGTGCTGATCGACGGCCAGCCGCGGCTTTCATGCATCACACTGGCCCAGGCTTGCACCGGCAGTGAGGTCGAGACGGTCGAGGGCCTGGCCGACGGCAGCAGGCTGTCGCCCCTGCAAAGCGCATTCAACGAGGCGCTGGGCGCGCAGTGCGGCTATTGCACACCGGGCATGATCATGGCGGCGGAGGGCCTTCTGCGGAGGAACGCGGAGCCGGCTGATAGCGAGATCCGCTTGGCGCTGGCTGGAAACATTTGTCGCTGTACGGGCTATGTGAAGATCCTCAAGGCGGTGCATCTGGCTGTGGACGAGCGCAAGCCATGA
- a CDS encoding NAD(P)-dependent oxidoreductase, protein MPEACFIDCPAFLAELITPEMRALVPDLNVVVTDPSEDEVRTMVVGCRVVVNDHTWMGESLLAACPDLHTIVFMGTGASSYIDLEAAERHGIAVKTISGYGNQSVAEHAVALMFAAARKLAAMDRSLRAGQWSTLDSIELSGKTLGVVGTGGIGRAMVRLGAGLGMSVIAWNRSGVPSDLPCTARKLHDLLAEADVVSLHVSLTNETAGILDARRLALLKPSTILVNTARGGLVDEAALVSTLQEGRIAHAALDTFAEEPLTPDHPLTKLNNVTLTSHAGFMTREAATRLLQSAYELTTEALAKT, encoded by the coding sequence ATGCCTGAGGCGTGCTTCATCGACTGCCCAGCGTTTCTCGCCGAACTTATCACGCCGGAGATGCGCGCGCTCGTGCCCGACCTCAACGTAGTGGTCACCGACCCCAGCGAAGACGAGGTCCGCACTATGGTGGTAGGCTGTCGGGTGGTGGTGAACGATCACACTTGGATGGGCGAGAGCCTGCTCGCCGCCTGCCCCGACCTGCACACTATCGTCTTCATGGGCACCGGCGCCTCGTCCTATATCGACTTGGAAGCAGCTGAACGCCACGGCATCGCTGTCAAGACCATCAGCGGCTATGGCAACCAAAGCGTAGCCGAACATGCCGTCGCCCTGATGTTCGCCGCCGCGCGCAAGCTCGCCGCCATGGACAGGTCCTTGCGCGCCGGCCAATGGTCAACCCTCGATAGCATCGAGCTTTCAGGCAAGACATTAGGTGTCGTCGGCACCGGCGGCATCGGCCGCGCCATGGTGCGGCTCGGCGCAGGGCTAGGGATGTCCGTGATCGCCTGGAACCGCAGCGGCGTGCCCAGTGACTTGCCATGTACGGCGCGCAAACTCCACGACTTGCTGGCCGAGGCTGACGTTGTCTCACTGCACGTCTCGCTGACCAACGAGACCGCAGGCATCCTCGACGCCCGCCGTTTGGCCCTCCTCAAGCCCAGCACCATCCTCGTCAACACTGCTCGCGGCGGCCTCGTCGACGAAGCCGCCCTGGTGTCAACATTACAAGAGGGCCGCATCGCCCACGCCGCCCTAGATACCTTCGCCGAAGAGCCGCTGACTCCTGACCACCCGTTGACAAAACTCAACAACGTTACTCTAACCAGCCACGCTGGCTTTATGACCCGCGAAGCCGCGACCCGGCTACTGCAGAGCGCGTATGAGCTGACCACTGAGGCGCTGGCGAAGACATAG
- the hcrA gene encoding 4-hydroxybenzoyl-CoA reductase subunit alpha: protein MSRIGRIGAPLPLVDGPEKVSGKALFTADMAPAGALVGKILRSSWSHAGLLGVDVEKARALPGVAAVITGEACDVPFGVLPIAETEYPLARDRVRYRGEPIAALAAVDEKTALAALDLIKVRAEPLPGYHDVQAALAEGAVQLHEKRPGNVEREVTFELGDTVAGFADANLVREETFHCAEINHVHMEPNASLASWDETDGRLTLHTCTQVPYYVHRTVARCLGLDEGRVRVVKPHIGGGFGARTEALGFEVIAGLLARAAGGTVSLVLSREETFLCHRGRPETETRMKIGLKKDGSITAVECETIQRGGAYSGYGIVTILYAGSLLYGLYELPTVKYHGVRVLTNTPPCGAMRGHGTVNVRFAFENLLDAMADELGLDPFAVRRANLLRKLGFTVNDLMVNSYGVPECLDKVERASGWADKHGKLPPGRGIGMACSHYVSGAAKPVHWTGEPHATVVLKLDWDGVVTVLTGAAEIGQGSSTMVAQCVGEVLGLGIERLRVIAGDSAVTPKDNGSYSSRVTFMVGNAAIQAAESLKTVLVKVAADKLEAAPDEIEVLGEVYRVAGSQDKGLEYSEIVTAALAENGTLTVSGHFSTPKEAQGGHAYRGAAVGSTMAFSYAAQAVEVLVDPVTAQVTVEKVWVAHDCGKALNPLAVEGQVQGSVWMGLGQALCEENRYHDGLPVHANLIDYRVPTFVDSPDIAVEIVESNDPNGPFGAKEAGEGSLSGFLPALAGAIADATGYRPLDCPMTPDMLFKALAKRKAG, encoded by the coding sequence ATGAGCCGCATCGGACGCATCGGCGCACCGCTACCGCTGGTCGACGGGCCGGAGAAGGTCTCGGGCAAGGCGCTGTTTACGGCCGACATGGCGCCCGCCGGCGCGCTGGTCGGCAAGATTCTACGCAGCTCCTGGAGCCATGCGGGCCTCCTCGGCGTCGATGTCGAAAAAGCACGGGCACTGCCCGGTGTCGCGGCGGTGATTACAGGCGAGGCCTGCGACGTGCCCTTTGGTGTGCTGCCCATCGCCGAGACCGAGTACCCGCTGGCGCGCGACCGAGTACGCTATCGCGGCGAGCCCATTGCCGCCCTCGCCGCGGTGGACGAGAAGACGGCGCTCGCAGCGCTCGATCTGATCAAAGTGCGCGCCGAGCCGCTACCGGGCTATCACGACGTGCAGGCTGCGCTCGCCGAAGGCGCCGTGCAACTGCACGAAAAGCGTCCCGGTAATGTCGAGCGCGAGGTGACGTTCGAACTCGGTGACACGGTCGCCGGGTTCGCTGACGCGAATCTCGTGCGCGAGGAGACCTTCCATTGTGCCGAGATCAACCATGTGCACATGGAGCCCAATGCCTCGCTGGCGAGCTGGGACGAAACTGATGGCCGGTTGACGCTGCACACCTGCACCCAGGTGCCTTATTACGTGCACCGCACCGTGGCCAGATGCTTGGGCCTCGACGAAGGTAGGGTGCGCGTGGTCAAGCCGCACATAGGCGGTGGCTTCGGTGCGCGCACGGAAGCGCTCGGCTTCGAAGTGATCGCTGGACTGCTGGCTCGTGCTGCGGGCGGTACCGTGTCGCTGGTGTTGAGCCGCGAGGAGACTTTTCTCTGCCATCGCGGCCGGCCGGAGACTGAGACGCGCATGAAGATTGGCCTCAAGAAGGACGGTAGCATAACGGCGGTGGAATGCGAGACCATCCAGCGCGGCGGTGCCTATAGCGGCTACGGCATCGTCACCATCCTTTACGCGGGCTCGCTGCTCTACGGGCTCTACGAGCTGCCGACGGTGAAGTATCACGGCGTCCGCGTGCTCACCAACACGCCACCTTGCGGCGCCATGCGCGGTCACGGCACGGTCAATGTGCGCTTTGCCTTCGAGAATCTACTCGATGCCATGGCGGACGAGTTGGGGCTCGACCCTTTTGCTGTGCGTCGTGCCAACCTGCTGCGGAAGCTCGGTTTTACGGTCAACGATTTGATGGTCAACAGCTACGGCGTGCCAGAATGTCTCGATAAGGTCGAGCGCGCGTCTGGCTGGGCCGACAAGCACGGCAAGCTGCCACCGGGCCGCGGCATCGGCATGGCGTGTTCGCATTATGTCAGCGGAGCCGCTAAGCCCGTGCACTGGACCGGCGAGCCCCACGCCACCGTGGTGCTCAAGCTCGATTGGGACGGCGTGGTCACCGTGCTCACTGGCGCTGCCGAGATCGGCCAGGGCTCCTCGACCATGGTCGCACAATGCGTCGGCGAGGTGCTGGGCTTGGGCATCGAGCGCCTGCGCGTTATCGCCGGCGACAGTGCCGTGACGCCCAAGGATAACGGGTCGTATTCCTCGCGCGTCACCTTCATGGTTGGCAACGCGGCGATCCAGGCGGCCGAATCGTTGAAGACGGTTCTGGTCAAGGTGGCGGCTGACAAGCTTGAAGCGGCGCCGGACGAAATCGAAGTGCTGGGCGAGGTCTATCGCGTGGCAGGCTCGCAGGACAAAGGTCTGGAATACAGCGAGATTGTCACGGCCGCCCTGGCGGAGAACGGTACGCTTACTGTGAGCGGCCATTTCTCGACACCGAAGGAGGCGCAGGGCGGGCACGCATATCGTGGTGCCGCCGTGGGCTCGACCATGGCCTTCAGCTATGCGGCGCAGGCGGTGGAGGTTTTAGTAGATCCCGTTACCGCGCAGGTCACCGTTGAGAAGGTCTGGGTGGCGCATGATTGCGGTAAGGCTCTCAACCCGCTCGCCGTTGAAGGCCAGGTGCAGGGCTCGGTGTGGATGGGCTTGGGCCAGGCCTTGTGCGAGGAGAACCGCTATCACGACGGCTTACCCGTGCACGCTAACCTGATTGACTACCGCGTGCCGACCTTTGTCGATTCTCCCGACATTGCCGTCGAGATTGTCGAGAGCAACGACCCCAATGGCCCCTTCGGTGCCAAAGAGGCGGGCGAGGGCTCGCTCTCGGGCTTTTTGCCGGCGCTCGCTGGCGCCATCGCCGACGCTACGGGCTATCGCCCGCTAGACTGCCCTATGACGCCGGATATGCTATTCAAGGCGTTGGCGAAAAGGAAGGCGGGCTGA
- a CDS encoding crotonase/enoyl-CoA hydratase family protein: MSDEGRIHSVHEGAIFEIGIDRPTKRNGFTPHMMRALAEAYTAFEADDEARVGLLWAEGEHFTGGLDLPKMAPIMQRGERLVPESLIDPFGLREPRLTKPMVVAVQGWCLTLGIEVMLAADIVIAEETARFTQIEVQRGLMASGGATIRMAERAGWGNAMRWLLTGDVFEADEALRLGFVQELTPTGQARVRAREVAERIAAQAPLAVRASLLNARLAFEQGPAAAIAKIYDVQTRLAATEDLQEGVRAFIERRPGNFTGR; this comes from the coding sequence ATATTCGAGATTGGCATCGATCGGCCGACTAAGCGCAACGGTTTTACGCCACACATGATGCGCGCTCTGGCCGAGGCTTACACTGCCTTCGAGGCCGACGATGAAGCGCGGGTGGGCCTGCTCTGGGCCGAGGGTGAGCATTTCACTGGCGGCCTCGATCTGCCAAAAATGGCACCGATCATGCAGCGTGGAGAGAGGTTGGTGCCGGAAAGTCTCATCGATCCCTTTGGCTTGCGCGAACCGCGCCTGACTAAGCCCATGGTGGTGGCGGTGCAGGGCTGGTGCCTGACCCTCGGAATCGAGGTTATGCTGGCGGCCGATATCGTGATTGCCGAAGAGACTGCTCGCTTCACCCAGATTGAGGTGCAGCGCGGGTTGATGGCTTCGGGTGGCGCCACCATCCGCATGGCCGAGCGGGCGGGTTGGGGCAATGCCATGCGCTGGCTACTCACGGGCGATGTGTTCGAGGCCGACGAGGCGCTGCGCCTTGGTTTTGTGCAGGAGTTGACACCTACTGGTCAGGCCCGCGTCCGCGCCCGTGAGGTCGCCGAGCGCATTGCCGCCCAGGCGCCGCTGGCGGTGCGCGCCTCGCTTCTCAATGCGCGTCTCGCTTTCGAGCAGGGGCCGGCCGCCGCTATCGCTAAAATCTACGATGTGCAGACCCGCCTTGCCGCCACCGAGGATTTGCAGGAAGGTGTCAGGGCTTTCATCGAGCGCCGGCCGGGAAATTTCACAGGACGGTAG
- a CDS encoding FAD binding domain-containing protein, whose translation MEHLSDFTLLRPTSVEEAVAARGAHLGARILAGGTDLLPNMRRGLVETGTVIDLSGCDELRTLDGGHIGAMVTLETLATNCENYPALAQAAAAVAGPTHRGVATVGGNLCLDTRCIFYNQSEWWRKSNDYCLKYGGEICHVVPTSKRCYAVYSGDLAAALILYGADVEIAGAEGRRSIPLDALLRDDGMDYLALQDGELVVAVHLPPQSESFCSAYRELRVRGSIDFSLAGVAVGLVAEGDTVNTVRAGITGTNSAPLLVELPGGDTGSSATDLEIQIQKVVSPVRTSLIQPQYRRRAVSALAAQMVRDLANSPRVQDNI comes from the coding sequence ATGGAGCATCTGTCCGACTTCACGCTGCTGCGCCCAACGAGTGTCGAGGAGGCGGTGGCGGCGCGTGGTGCTCATCTTGGTGCGCGTATTCTTGCCGGTGGCACTGATCTTCTGCCCAATATGCGTCGCGGCCTGGTCGAGACCGGTACGGTAATTGATCTGAGTGGTTGCGATGAGTTGCGCACCCTCGACGGCGGGCATATAGGTGCCATGGTGACGCTAGAGACGCTCGCTACGAACTGCGAAAATTATCCTGCCCTGGCTCAAGCCGCCGCGGCGGTTGCGGGGCCGACCCATCGTGGAGTTGCGACAGTCGGCGGCAATCTTTGTCTCGATACTCGTTGTATCTTTTATAACCAGAGTGAATGGTGGCGTAAGAGTAACGATTATTGTCTCAAATATGGTGGCGAAATTTGCCATGTGGTGCCTACGAGCAAGCGCTGCTACGCCGTCTATAGCGGCGATCTCGCGGCGGCGCTGATACTCTACGGCGCCGATGTTGAGATCGCTGGCGCCGAGGGTCGGCGCAGCATTCCGCTCGACGCGCTGCTGCGTGACGACGGTATGGACTACCTGGCACTCCAAGATGGCGAATTGGTTGTCGCCGTGCATCTGCCGCCACAGTCCGAGTCCTTTTGCAGCGCCTATCGCGAGCTGCGCGTGCGCGGCTCGATTGACTTCTCGCTGGCCGGCGTCGCCGTCGGCCTTGTCGCGGAGGGAGATACTGTCAATACCGTTCGCGCTGGTATAACCGGCACGAACTCTGCCCCCCTCCTCGTCGAACTCCCCGGCGGAGACACCGGGAGCTCTGCCACGGATCTAGAAATACAAATCCAAAAAGTCGTTAGCCCCGTCCGTACCAGCCTCATCCAACCCCAATACCGCCGCCGCGCGGTTTCGGCGCTGGCAGCGCAGATGGTGCGGGACTTGGCAAATTCACCCCGAGTGCAAGATAATATTTAG